AACGAACTTCATATCATTTTTAGTATGATGGAGACAGACTGTGGGGTGGGGTTGAAGTTTGGAGGGAAGTTTACTGATTGGTTTACAGGTTTAACAGAATCCAACCAATAGGCGACTGACAGACGGGTTTAAATACGAGAGGCTCCAGCTGCAGGACTTACATTTCTCTCCTGAGTTTGTGTTAGTTAGATCAGAACTAAAATGAGTGGCAGAGGTAAAACCGGCGGTAAGGCGAGAGCGAAGGCCAAGACTCGCTCATCCAGAGCTGGACTGCAGTTCCCCGTCGGTCGTGTTCACAGACTTCTCCGTAAAGGCAACTATGCTGAGCGTGTCGGTGCCGGTGCTCCCGTCTATCTGGCCGCAGTGCTCGAGTATCTGACCGCTGAGATCCTGGAGTTGGCCGGAAACGCCGCTCGTGACAACAAGAAGACTCGCATCATTCCCCGTCATCTGCAGCTGGCGGTGCGCAATGACGAGGAGCTGAACAAACTTCTGGGCGGTGTGACCATCGCTCAGGGCGGCGTGCTGCCCAACATCCAGGCTGTGCTGTTGCCCAAGAAGACCGAGAAGCCCGCCAAGACCAAATAAACGAACACAAGTTCACTTAAACACaaaggctcttttaagagccacccaCTCGATCCATAAAAGAGCAAACTGAACTTTGACAAACTTTAATGACAATGTCCTCCATCACGGatacgaatttttaaaaagtaacgcGAAGGCCTACAACGTTTCTTGGTTCAACAGGATTTAATGCGGTGAACATCATAAGCCAATCTAATTAATCATAATTGTAAATTAAAGTCAATCCGAATCTTACGACTAAACAACCTCTGAGATGGGCCTTAAGTTTCTTCACTAAATGTTTCTCGACCAATGCAACATTATCCTGCTAAAAAAAACTATAGACACCATCACAGAATTTCTATTGATTTTATTGGGAATTGTATTTGTTcaaatggaatatggcccaaacacactacagtgtagtggttgtaatggtaaaagctaatggttcttattggtattttaatgggaACCATTATAATTGTCACATTCTCATGTCA
The Paramisgurnus dabryanus chromosome 1, PD_genome_1.1, whole genome shotgun sequence genome window above contains:
- the LOC135779308 gene encoding histone H2A-like; this translates as MSGRGKTGGKARAKAKTRSSRAGLQFPVGRVHRLLRKGNYAERVGAGAPVYLAAVLEYLTAEILELAGNAARDNKKTRIIPRHLQLAVRNDEELNKLLGGVTIAQGGVLPNIQAVLLPKKTEKPAKTK